Within the Telopea speciosissima isolate NSW1024214 ecotype Mountain lineage chromosome 4, Tspe_v1, whole genome shotgun sequence genome, the region AACCTCAACAGGCCCATTCTTATAGACCTCTGCCATGATATCATAAGGATTGGAATTGATTCTGTAGGTATTGACACTGAAATGCTTCACTTCCCACCACAGCTGGTTCTTATCTTCACACTTCTTTTCACACTTAGGAGTTGGATATGCAGGTTCACAACCAGGGTGAGAGCAGCCAACATCATCGAAGTATGGGTCACACTGCCAGATGAGAAACCATTACTTGAGCTATACACTAAGACCATGGTAAGGGTGTAAGTTCTGTACCTCTTCAGTAACAACACCATGTTGAACAAAGTACTGCCATGCATAGATAGGATATCCCCCATCACAACCATCTCCACACATAAAGCCGCAGCATGCCAAGAGGTCATTAACAGACAGTGAAATATTCTGCCATGCAGGACAAAGGATTGAAGGTGTAAATGAAGGGAAGAAATAAATTTCCAAATTCTGACCTCTAAGGAAAGGAAGGTACCATgccaaaatggatgcaaaaccGATCGGATAGAGATTCCACAGCACCAAAAGCCCAACAAGATCCACAGTGCCCCTGCCACATAATACCAAGATTGGTTAAGCACCATAATTATACATTTGGCCAAATAAAAGTTATAGGAGTGGGAACCAAGTTACCTGATCTTTCAATTGTAAAGATGAAGGCACGCCCAGATGGAGACAAGGTAGTGGAGAAGGTCAGTCTCTCATTTAATAAATTCTAAACTAACGAGAGGCAGAACAGGTTAACTGACCAAGTATTCTCCCAATTGTGATACACTGAGGCCAAGCTGTCCTCGCATCAAACTCCTTTGGCAACTTCAACGAATTTGTATGAGTAATAACAGGGAAATCCTTCAAATCATACTTTGGTGTTGGTTTCACTCCAAGTAGGTGCTTGAATTGGCCAATCTACACAGCAGAAGTTCAGTGGCCACAAGGTGTATAATAACGCTTAGATCAGgggtttttttcttctagagaaacatggaaaaaaagaagattataAACAAGGTTCTGCTTCTTGAGTACTCACGGTGTAATTATAGAAGCGAGGATTCATGGCAGCTTCCCATCCACTGTGATTGGTATTTATCTGTTGGATGATTGACTCCTGCTTTGACAAAGTGAGAACCTGAAATTAGTTGATAAAAGCAATACAGGCTAAAACAAAGAATTAATGCATCAGGTGAAAAGTAAAGTACCTGAAGAATCTCAGATCTAGATCTAATTGTAGGAAATAGTTTCACCCCCACCACCTGCAGTTTTACATCACTGATTAAGTTCTAAAAATAAAAGTCAggattatttatttttaaaaaagtaaaaattcaTGACTTAAGAAGTTGAAAAGATCAAAGGAAACTTATGGACTTCCCATGAATTGGAATTCTTTGCTGGGCAGCCCATAATGTCCAGTTCACAAAATGTCTGAGCATTACAAGCAAGTGGCTGCCCCCAAAACAGGTAACTTATTTCGCACAAGAATAGAtgttcctaagaaaagagatttgagGTGTTTCCTGATCCATTTAGAGGTGTTTTCTCCTAAACAAGCTTAACCATCATTTTGAAAAGCATCTTTgtttccatagttgtcaagatgtCCAGGCGCCTGATGAGGTTTACTAAGctgaaagaaaacaaacactAGAAACCTACTAGAAACCAGAAAATGAACCAGAAAACTATGAATATGGCAGAAACTAAATATGATTAGAACTTGCAAACCATAAAATCTGATGGGACCGAGACTAATCTATATTAGAGGTCTTAATGGGGTGAGCATGTGGTTAAAATATTAAAGCAAACAGACTGTTAAGACTAGGAGATACAAACatggaaagaaaatagaaactaagaaaaaccagaaaatagCAAGTGAGGATAACTTGAATAACTCTCAATCCACCAGTGTGATGGTACTCAAGTTAGAGTTGAATGGAGTAGAAGGGGAAGGGAATTAGCCAAAGCTCAGCCCAATCTGATGGTTAAATATTCTTAAAACAGAGATTAAACTTCAGACTCATATGCTGTCAAATAACCCTATCACAGACATGAAACAACACTCAAAATAATagtagatagaaagaacttgAAGAGCAAGACTAAAGGATTAATCAAACACACAAAGGAATTCTGATATCACCTAATAGGAAGCCACGAGAGTGATAGAAACCTGCTGGAAAAAACTGCAGAACAGtaatggaagagaaaaaaaaaaaaaaaaaaaagaacataccCAGTacatgaggctcccactactgcggggtctggggaaggtcataatgtatgcaggcTTACCCCTGCTTTGGCAGAGAGgctttccagactcgaacccgtgaccacttggtcacaatggagcaaccttactgttgtaCCAAGGCCCGCCCAgtaatggaagagagagaagagaaaaggaaaaagaagggaTGAAGGGGATATAACCAAAGGCTTCAACACCTGTGGCCTGccgaaaagaaaggaagaaggggaTATGACCAGAGCCTTCACCACTTATGGCCTGCGGGAAAGGATTTTCACCACCTTGGGTTGTACTCGCTTCACCACAAGAGCTACTCTCAGCATCACCACTGAAGAGAAGACATTCAATTGATCAAAGCCAAAATCATGGGTTAGTGTGCCGcatctcctttatttataatagccAATGAATTGATTACAAGAATAGAAACTCTCCTTGCTACATGACTGCCaaccatggttcgagaacttggtttcgcccagccaaaaaaccaagttgggccgagatctcagtgagttggtgcactttttttttttttaaactcatttgatggtttcggtgggtttttgacctagtttgatCATGAAACTTgatatacagcctattttgggtcatttaaacacaatggcattatcaaattttccaaaatcaaaatccaaataggagttcgcctttggaccctaggttggtaggctacgATGTACTAAACTACTAATAGGTCTTATTCTACACATAagttagtaatagaaagcaatcaaagtatacaattaatgtaaaacaacttaattacttaaataagcattaaaaATGTGAAAgtgtaaaatacatcaatcttaacatatatCTCTATGATTCCAAGCCATAGTTTCGAAGCAAGTTAGCCAATGTATGTGACACATAggcttcccatgtcatagtgctgCTGAAGCATTGCACGTACTCTTCCATTTAATACATAAAAATGTTGTCATCAACAACTATCCGAAGGAACACTATCCTAGGGTAGGGAAGAGGCAGTTGCGATGAGATtgatccactgctactgccaTCAGGGTGTTGAACTACCATCGGCGCAATCCGGCGAGTTTTCTGTCAAAAAATGGGATCAAATCCAATTTTTTCAAGTTTCTTGGAGCTTCACTGTCGAGACAGCTGAGAGCATCAGGACCAGTCGAGATCTCGATTGGTCTCGGTCGAGTTAAAGCATAACTTAAAAGGGGGTTTGGTTCCGTCTCAGtcgaaccgagatctcgaccgataCAATGTAGTTTTGCATTTTGCCTTCCATCTCGTCTCGCCTATTGAAAATAGCgagatattaccgagatctcagcgagttcttgttccatgctGCCAAGTAAATACTAGGATGGAATCCTTCAAGAGAATCCATTGCTTTTACATGCAAAACAAAAagtaacaaaaatagaaacttttatTTAGTAACGATCTTAACCACAAAGTAACTCACAATTCATtaaatggaaatagaaactattagAAGATATTCCCAGCTCCCGAATCTCCTCCCATGAAAGCTGGCTTCACGGGCCCACAGAATCTTCATatatcttctggaaatacactCCACAAAAGGGcctgtggggcccacaaaatctGTCAAGAATCTCCCCCAATGTTGTAGGTCGATGGCCACATTATGGGAACCGAATATGATTCTAAGTATGACAGGATATGGTCCTTAGATATAACCAGAATAAGGGCCTGAATACTTAAGTCGATAGGCAGAAAAGAGGCTTGGCTGGGCTGGTTAAATCTTAATCCAATAGGACTAATTAGGGGCCTATTTGGGCTGGCCTTGTACTGCATCAGCTTTCCCCGGCTTGAAGAAACTCGACCTCAAGTTTTAGTAAGTCGAGGGATCAACTGTGTATAATGGATGTCCAACTTCAGTCCATACAAGTACTCTGGTAGCACCCAATAGCTAGGAATGTAGTTCTCAAGACGTGGCCTTCTTTACTAAAAAAACTTAATGTGTTCCACTTCAGGTTCAGCTTCAATTGTGATGAGTGTTCCGTAGAATCTTCCGGAAATATAAAGTCCGATGGGTTGAGTTGACAATCCTTTATTGACTCAAAAACTTATCATTTATTCCTTCCCATTGACCAGCTGGTATGGGAGGAGTTCTATCTTCCCTCAACCACCTACTAACAACCTAATCAAATAGGGTAATCTCCTATCTTGTGCAGGCTATAAAAAGGAAACTCCTTAATTGCCTTAAACACtaaatagaaaaaggaataaaagtCCTAAACTGAAAGGAAACTATATCCATTCGACATGTCTCTGTAGGTGTCCTAATCTGACCATGAAACTGAATTAAGACAACTTACAATATGTCTGGACTTATAAAGTCCCTAATCCAGCCAACTACAcaataaaagaataataaaataagatgaAAATAAACTGCCAAGGACTACTCCATGATCTGAACTGCTGACTGGACAGATTAGATAAGATTCCAGGTTCATTGAACCTAGACAATTAAACTAGAGGATTGAACCAACAAACTGGTTTGGAAGTTAATCGAAATAaccaacccaaaccaaaccaagtcTGCattatttggtttattttctccatgaaacctaagattggtaggaggtttatgagaaaggagactgccaaagatatttgggataCCGTCTCTAAGACGTTTGACCGAGTGGGTAACTCAGCTAAGGTCTACCAACTCCACCAGAAGGTCATCACAATGAAGCAAGGTGACAGGACTATTTCTGAATTTTATCACTCAATTATTGGTCTTTGGAAGGAGTATGATCATTTTAGAGACCTCCAACTGTCCAACCTCGAGGACAAAGCAAAGGTATATAGAAGACTTGAAAAGGAACATGTTCTGATTCTACTTGGCGGGCTGAACCCAGAATATGAGCCAATCTGGGTGCAAATTTTCAGCTGGTCACCTCTTCCATCTTCAGATGAAGTATGCAGTTACTTGCAAAGTGAAGAGATCCAAAGGAGAGCCATGGACACTATACCATCATTGGAAAGATCTGCACTTTCCTTTAGCTACCATGGAGATTGACATGTTGGAGGAAGATGCCAAGGGCCACACCGTGGAGATGACGGAGATAGACTcaaatgtgaccattgtgggaaACCTGGGCACACCAAGGAGAGGTGTTGGGTGCTTCATGAGCATCCCCCTATAATTGCACCTACTAGTATGTGTGGTGGCAGGAGAGGGGGAGCCAGAGCACACATCGTGATGGCTGAAACTGAATATATGGAGTATCCATCTGGACTACAAGCAGATCACAATTCTCTCAGAAGGGAAGACCTTATAGCCTTTAGATGGATTACGTCATATTTGGAggctcttcttcctctaccaCAGTGCTAGATCCTTCTGCTTCAGTCCTGCAAGTCTCTATATCAGCCCCTTCCACTGCTcattgggtcattgactctggagcctccAATCAGATGACTGATTATGTCTCAGTGTTACGATTCATATTCTGCCTGCTCTGGTAGGGATAAGGTTACAGTTggtgatggttccctttcctctatttctaaTGAGGATAGTGTTAACGGATGACCAACTGACCCGTGACTCGGACTAAATACATTAGAGTatc harbors:
- the LOC122658835 gene encoding cathepsin B-like protease 3 isoform X2, with the protein product MAATSPYLVVLILLGFISPFLHQVVGVKLFPTIRSRSEILQESIIQQINTNHSGWEAAMNPRFYNYTIGQFKHLLGVKPTPKYDLKDFPVITHTNSLKLPKEFDARTAWPQCITIGRILDQGHCGSCWAFGAVESLSDRFCIHFGMNISLSVNDLLACCGFMCGDGCDGGYPIYAWQYFVQHGVVTEECDPYFDDVGCSHPGCEPAYPTPKCEKKCEDKNQLWWEVKHFSVNTYRINSNPYDIMAEVYKNGPVEVSFTVYEDFAHYRSGVYKHVTGDVMGGHAVKLIGWGTSEDGEDYWLLANQWNRSWGDDGYFMIRRGTNECGIEEDAVAGLPSSKNLIRKHGDVDENQDAPGL
- the LOC122658835 gene encoding cathepsin B-like protease 3 isoform X1, translating into MAATSPYLVVLILLGFISPFLHQNLISDVKLQVVGVKLFPTIRSRSEILQESIIQQINTNHSGWEAAMNPRFYNYTIGQFKHLLGVKPTPKYDLKDFPVITHTNSLKLPKEFDARTAWPQCITIGRILDQGHCGSCWAFGAVESLSDRFCIHFGMNISLSVNDLLACCGFMCGDGCDGGYPIYAWQYFVQHGVVTEECDPYFDDVGCSHPGCEPAYPTPKCEKKCEDKNQLWWEVKHFSVNTYRINSNPYDIMAEVYKNGPVEVSFTVYEDFAHYRSGVYKHVTGDVMGGHAVKLIGWGTSEDGEDYWLLANQWNRSWGDDGYFMIRRGTNECGIEEDAVAGLPSSKNLIRKHGDVDENQDAPGL